The genomic stretch CACCGGACTTCCGCATCGTCGTCCATCTCGGCCCGGCGTTGCTCGCGGGCGGCGCGGGTGGCGCCAACAACATCTCCGGTCTCGAAGTGATCTACGTGTTTCGCATGGAAAAAGTCGGCGCGGGGCTCTCGCTCGACACGATCGCGAGCGAACCGGCGAAGAACGCGCTCGAAACGCTCGTCGCGTTCGAGCCCGTCGGTCGGCATCGACTCGACGGCTTCAGCGGCGAGCACGCTCTCTTCCAGTTCGCACGCGCCGGTGCCACGACCGAAACGCGCAGACCCTGAAGTTCGAGAGGATCGGTGCCGACCCCCGCGACCATGTTCGGTTGAGTCACGTCGCCACGGCGCTCCCCGCGGTGAACGCGAGGATCAAGAGCACCACGCACACGGCGAGGAAGAGGAAAAAGAGGATCTTGGCGAGCCCGGCAGCGGCACCCGCGATGCCTCCGAAGCCGAGTGCTCCGGCTATGACGGCGATGATTCCCAGAATGATGGCCCAAGTGAGCATGGTGTTCCTTTGCGTTGCCGACGGCTCGTGCCGCCGAAACACCACTATGGGCCACGAACCGCCCGCCGAGGATCGGGCTGCTCTCCGACGTCGCGGTGGGGCGGGTCGACGGCTACGGACGATGCGTGACGATCCCGACCGCGACCCGCCTCGGGCGGCAAGTCGCCGCCCGAAGTCGGAGGAGTCTATTCAACGCTCCAGCCGGAAATGGAAAGGCACGACCAGCCGGGTGCGGATCGGTTTGCCGTCGAGCATGCCGGGGCTGAATCGCCAGAGGCGTGCGGCCTCCAGCGCGGCAGTCTCGAAGCCGGGATGGCTGGACGAGTCGACGCGGAGATTTCGTGGCGTGCCGGTCTCGTCGACCACGAGAAACACCTTCACCCAGCCGGACGTGCCCTGTTGCTTCAACTCGTAGGGATAGGCCGGAGCGATCCGCTGAAGCGGCGCGGGGATCTTGTCGATCTGGCCGGGATCGAAATCGCGCAGCTGCTCCAGTGCGTCGACGTCTCCGAGATGCGAAGGAAGACCGAAGTCCGCACCGTTCGATCCCGCGCGGGCATTGATGATCGCATCGATCTGATCGAGCGTGAGCTTCTGCGGCTCGTCCTCGAATTTCGGTTTCTCCTCCGGCGGTTCGTCCACCGTCGGCGGCGGAGGCGGCTCGACGGGCGGTGGAGGCGGCAGGAGCGAAGCGTTCTCCGGCGGAACGAACTCCGTGGTCGGGGGAGGGATGGAGAAGAGGTTCGCGAGAGGAACGGCGGCGAACAACAGCACGGTGAGGATCACGGCGCCGAGGGCAGGGGAGACCTGTCCGCAGCGTCGGCAAGAGGCGTAGGGCACGCCAGCCGAAGGATTCGAGGTCATGCTTTCCGGGGTTGGGGTTGACTGCGAAGATTAGCGCAAAGCCGTGGTTTGGCGATCCTGAACAATGAATATTCAGCCGGGAAACCGCTCCGACTCTCGTCTCAGGGCGACAGTCGAAATTCTGGCCAAGAGGACCGCAGCCACGGGGCGCCCGCTCGAACCGGCACTCCGTCGAACTCCGAACGATGGCCGCTCACGATCGACTGCGGGGATTCGCATTCGACCGGATTCCGACCCGTTTTGGCCCTCTGGTTTTGAAGAGGGCTCAGCCGGATCCATGCATTAGGACGTAGCTGACGACGTAAGGAAGCTGTGAAACCGGAGTGCGTGCGCCATCGGCCTCGTGACCTCGTGCACCCTCTTGCCGCACGCATGGAGTCCTCTGGACGTCGGGCAGTCCCGATGAGTCGACTTCCAAAAGACGGGCTCTAGTGCTCCGGCACGCAAGAAATGTCGGGAGCGCCGGCTCGGCGGCAGCCTCGCCCTCCACGCTGATGCGCCGGACGTTTGCGCCGAGCGAGCCTCTCGATCCGTCGGGGGGGACGCCCGACGATCGACGCGTGTCGGTATACTAGGCTAGGGGGAAACGATCGGAATCCCCTGAGTGCGGTTGCGCCGGTAGATCGCGAAGTGCTCCGCGTCTGTTGTGATGACCTTCGCCCGAGGGAAGACCTCCGAAAGCCGAACGAGGCCGGCGTCGGCCAGATCGATCGTCCTTCCGTATTTTCTGACCAGCCCGGCCAGTGCGATACCCTCGTCGCCGACGACAGGGTAGAGGAGCAACTCACCCCGCGGCGCCATCTCCAACACGCGCGCGACCGCTTCGGGCGATTCGCGCAAATGCCAGCAGACTTCGGTCAACACGGCTTCGCACGTGACCGGTGGTGCGCTGAGCGCGCCCAAGGTCGCCTTCGCCCACGCATGATGCAGGTCGCGCCTGTTGAGCAGTGCGACGATCGGCCCTGTGTCTATGATGTGGCGCGGATCAGGCACTCAGCCCCTTGCGCTGCGAAAGATCCTCCGGGCCGTCCACCATCCCGACGGCGTCCTCGGCGAACGTCCACGCCTTCCGTGGCTTCGAGGCGAAGACGTAGGTTTCACCGGTATCGTCGTCCTGCACTTCGATCACCTTGCCGCTCGAAGCCGCCTTCTTGGCCGCAGCCAGCTTCCGCGAAAACTCCCGAGTCTTCATCTGCATGCATGACAGGTGTCAGGCAGCGCCGGGTTCGTCAAGCGGGCGAAGACCCACTGAGCCCTCCCGGCCGGCCGCAGATCACGCCGTGACGTTCGAGAGTCTGGCCCAAAGGACCGCAGCCTCGGGACGACTTCCGGATCGGCACTCGGAACAATAGCGGCTTACGCCATCCGGATCTCCCATGCGCAGGCGCCGCGCCAGCCATGGATTCGATACAGTGGTGATTTGTTTCATCCGCGTCGCGATCGCGACCTTCCACGGCGCGGACTTCGGAGTATCGTCGGCGTCGGACTCCGCGTGGCGAAGCTTGCGCAAGCAACGGAGCATGAGTTCCTCCCACGCCAGCTCGCGCACCTCGGCGGTCTCCGACTCGATCGCGCGGCCGATGGTCCTCGCATCCTTCTGATCTTCGACGAGCGCCTTTTTGAACGCTTTTGTACCGCGCGCCCAGCCGCGGCACATGGTTTCGAAACCCATGGCCTTCTGTGCGGAGGAGTCTGCCGCGAGCCATGCGAGATACGCCTGATACGATCTCCGACCGGCCGGCGTGTCTTGCAGCCCTCCGGCCGCTTCCAACGCAGTCGTGAAGTCCAAACCCATTGGTCTCTTCCTGGGTTGCTGCAACCAATGGAAACTGCCGTGGCGAAATTCGCCGAGTCCCTCGACGCCCACTACGTCCGCTCGTACCGGATTGAGGTGAATGTAGTGACACACCGCGCCGAGTGCCGCGGCGTCCTCGACTACGATGGCCTGATAGCGACCTTGGAACACGTGGCCGCGCTCCGCACGGAAGCGGTTGAACCGGTTGGCGAACGTGGCCTGAAACCACTTCATGCCGGCCACCAAATTCGCTTTCGGCGTCTCGAGCGCCAGGTGGTAGTGGTTGCGCATCACCACGTACCCGTGCACCACCCAGCCGCACTTCCCGCAAGCCTCCCACAGGCACTTCTCGAAAGCCTCCTTCGCGCCTTCGCTCTCGAACACGTCCGCACGATAGTTGCCCCGGTTGATCACGTGGTAGAGCGCATGTTCGTACTCGATCCGCAGCTTCCTCGCCATGGTCCCGCATCCCGACCTCGCGAGGCACGAGCGTCAAGTACAGAGGTTAGGGTTTGACCCCTTTTGCTTTCTCACGTGTCGCGAAGGCCCGAACCGAAACGACGAGTCCGGAACCGATGGCTCGCCTTGCGGGTATGCGCCGAACGGCGTAGCGCATGGGCGGCGCGCAGCGGAAGAACCAGACTCGGGGAGCGACCTGCTGGAAGCGATTCTGGACAAGGCCAACTTGTCGGAAGCGTGGAAACGGGTGAAGGCCAACCGCGGAGCGGCGGGCGTCGACGGCGTCACCGTCGACGAGTTCCCGGAGAAGTTCCGTGCGCACTGGCCGACATTGCGCGAAGCGCTGGAGCGGGGGACCTATGTACCCGAACCGGCACTACGCGTGGAGATGGAGAAGCCCGACGGCGGCATCCGCCTGTTGGGCATCCCGACGGTGTTGGATCGACTGATCCAGCAAGCGATCGCGCAGATCCTCGGACCGATCTTCGATCCGGGGTTCAGCGAACACAGCTTCGGCTTCCGGCCGAAGCGTTC from Opitutales bacterium ASA1 encodes the following:
- a CDS encoding hypothetical protein (frameshifted, insertion/deletion at around 1399399), with product MVPHPDLARHERQVQRLGFDPFCFLTCREGPNRNDESGTDGSPCGYAPNGVAHGRRAAEEPDSGSDLLEAILDKANLSEAWKRVKANRGAAGVDGVTVDEFPEKFRAHWPTLREALERGTYVPEPALRVEMEKPDGGIRLLGIPTVLDRLIQQAIAQILGPIFDPGFSEHSFGFRPKRSAGDAVRHVAKSIGTGRRFAVDLDLSKFFDRVDHDILMARLAVKVRDRRVLRLIGRYLRAGVEVEGRYERTVRGVPQGGPLWLPRSRSVGLRPALRAAHLRCCSVSLARKHSARRP